The Labilibaculum sp. sequence ATTGCATTTTGAGTGATTGCAATGGTTGTATCTGTAGCAATAATTTCGCTCCTTAAATTCTTCCCAACAACCTGACATAAAGACATTTTTGATAAAACCTGTAGGTTTTGCACTCTAAACAAATCCAACTTAGCTTGATTCAATTGAACCTGAGCTTTTAACAATTCATTCTTAGTTGTTATTTCCAAATCAAATGCATTTTGCAGATCCCGAACCAAAGCCGAAAGCAATTCTACATACTTAGCCGCTAAATTGGCTTTTTCATTAACAGAAACAAGGTTCCAATATGCTTGATCTGTTTCTAATAAAACATCTGACGCCTGCAAACTTCTGTTATAAGTGGCAATCTCTTTTCCCATCTTAGTCATTTGATAAGAACTTCTGATTTTACCACCTAAATAAATTGGTTGTGAAAGAGTTAAACTGGCCGAAAAGAAATCAATATTTCCCATCTCCACATTAAATCCAGGAAAGTAAACGTCGCTCGTCCCACTAAAAATTCCTTGCTGTGCCTCAGCTAAGCTATTAGCTGTTGGTAAAAATGAACCGGGCAAACTGATATTATCAATATCATGATAATAATTGTACGACCCGTTTGCTTTTAAACCCGGTAAAAACTGTGTGTACACAAATCGAACATTCGACTCATTTTCAGCAATCATTTCATCAGCAATTTTAATTTTCTGATTGTATTCCAATGCCAATGTGCGACTCTCGCTCAGTGACAACTCCTGAGCTTTTCCCTGAAAAGCTGTCAGGGAAAAGATCAAAAGACAAAATATTTTATTTTTCATATGATTATAGTTGTATGTTCTTGCCATATGGAACTTATCCTGCCCGGATAATCATCTCCTCGTGTGTCTCAATCGCTTTGGCATGAACGTTTCATATCTGCTAACACTTATAATTCCATTACGCTTTTTGTTGAAACCCTGTAAAAAATCGCGTACAAAACAGGTACAACAATCAATGTAATAAGGGAACCAATCAATAATCCAAACATGATGGCTACTGCCATTCCTCCAAATAACTCATCACTGATTAAAGGAATCATACCAAGTATGGTTGTAAAAGACGCCATTAGTACCGGACGCAGTCTGGAAACTGCTGAATCGATAATGGCCATTAAAATTTCTTTTCCCTCACTTATGTCCTGATTTATCTGATCCAGTAAAACCACAGCATTTTTAATCATCATCCCCATCAGTCCCAGCGTACCAATTATTGCCACAAAGCCAAAAGGTTTCCCGGTAAATAATAAACCATAACTCACACCAATAAAAGCGAGTGGAAGAATGGCTAAAATAATAATTGGTTGTCGGAAATTATTGAACAGCATCATGATAATTATTACCATTAACAAAAATGCCAAAGGCATAAATTTATTAATACTATCTTCTGCATCAACGCTATCTTTATGTTCTCCTAACCATTCTAAATCGTATCCTTCGGGCAAAGGAATTCCTTCAATCTTTTTATGGAGATTCTTAAATGTATCTGGTGCATTATAGCCTGATGCCGGATCACATTGAGCCTTAATTGCTCTTCGACGGTCGTAACGTTTAATTATTGGATCTTCAAAATCAATTTTAATATCCGAAACTACCTGACGCAAAGGAATACTATGGGCTACATTCCCCCAAACAGGCGTATTCTCCAAAGCCTCGATGTAATTGTCCGCCTTCGCTTTTGTTTTCAGAATAATCGGCATCATATCGTCACCCTGATAAAAACGTCCTATTGGTAAACCATCAGTGGCGCAAGCCAATGCATTCGACACATCGGAGCGGGAAATATTAGTTACCCGTGATTGTGCCTGCGAAAAAACAGGATTCCAAACCTTAACAGGATTTTTCCAGTTATTGGTTACTTTAGCTGCTGTAGGTTCTGCCGCCATAATTTTTTCCGCCTGATCGGACAAATCTCTTAAAACCTTAGGATCCGGTCCTGAAAACTTAGCCTCAATCATATATTCTGCAAATATCGGAGAATAGTATTTTACACGACATCTTGCCGAGGAGTAATTTGCATCTAAATATTCCTGAACCTCTTTCCCTAATCTTTTTGTTGCTTCATAATCCTTTGTATCAATTATCAATTCACCGTAATTTGAATTATTATTTATAAAAGGACGAACCAATGTATATCGGGCAGGAGTTGCACCTAAACTAGTTGTTACATTTAGTACATCTTTTTGTTTAAGTAAATACGCCTCAACCTCACCAAGGTCCTTTTCTACATTTTCAATATCAGAACCTACAGGTAAATAATACTCTACAATAAACTGATTGTACTCCAGATTTGGCATAAACAGTTGCTTCACATTTTTAAAAGCAAATATTGATGATA is a genomic window containing:
- a CDS encoding TolC family protein; protein product: MKNKIFCLLIFSLTAFQGKAQELSLSESRTLALEYNQKIKIADEMIAENESNVRFVYTQFLPGLKANGSYNYYHDIDNISLPGSFLPTANSLAEAQQGIFSGTSDVYFPGFNVEMGNIDFFSASLTLSQPIYLGGKIRSSYQMTKMGKEIATYNRSLQASDVLLETDQAYWNLVSVNEKANLAAKYVELLSALVRDLQNAFDLEITTKNELLKAQVQLNQAKLDLFRVQNLQVLSKMSLCQVVGKNLRSEIIATDTTIAITQNAIDADYMQKALNQRPELLMLGKQVEISKEQVKHTQADYLPQLGVGASYSNMSSVGNLLGSTQFFAVQANLSVPVFHWQERKHKVAAARFKSKQKELEMDRSRDLISLDVQQSYFKLQEAYQQIELAKISMEQANENMELTQNSFYEDLASTTELLDAQAFWQKAYSELIDSKINYKLREISFLKSIGELEI